A DNA window from Chthonomonadales bacterium contains the following coding sequences:
- a CDS encoding ferritin, protein MLISQELAAAINAEIGREFHASHQYVAIAAHFDGLALRKLAEFFYKQSDEERQHAMKLARYLVGVGGALVVPAVEAPRAEFESSDEVLQLAYHWELEITRHINDLMTLAIEQKDYIAQDFLRWFVSEQLEEVRKMDDLLKILRQVGERNLVMVEAYLVHGEA, encoded by the coding sequence ATGCTGATCAGCCAGGAGCTCGCCGCCGCCATCAACGCCGAGATCGGGCGGGAGTTCCACGCCTCTCACCAGTACGTCGCGATCGCCGCGCACTTCGACGGCCTTGCCCTTCGCAAGCTCGCCGAGTTCTTCTACAAGCAGTCGGACGAGGAGCGCCAGCACGCGATGAAACTGGCGCGCTACCTCGTGGGCGTTGGGGGGGCGCTCGTGGTGCCCGCCGTCGAAGCCCCACGCGCCGAGTTCGAATCGTCGGACGAGGTGCTGCAACTGGCCTACCACTGGGAGTTGGAGATCACCCGCCACATCAACGACCTGATGACGCTGGCCATCGAGCAGAAGGACTACATCGCCCAGGACTTCTTGCGCTGGTTCGTCTCGGAACAGCTCGAGGAGGTTCGCAAGATGGACGATCTGCTCAAGATCCTGCGGCAGGTCGGTGAGCGTAATCTGGTGATGGTAGAGGCCTATCTCGTGCACGGCGAGGCTTAG
- a CDS encoding Gfo/Idh/MocA family oxidoreductase — MDTVRIGVIGVGQIGRSHIASYRDVPGARVVAAADIRADELEQVAAEYGIAVTSGDFRALLARDDIDAVDVCLHNNLHAPVAIEALRAGKHVYCEKPMAGSFVDAVAMMRTARETGQKLSIQIATLFSTETKAARRLIEQGHLGRLYHARSAGFRRRGRPFVDGYASAAFVRKEIAAGGALYDMGVYHISQILYLLGLPQVERISGAIYQETAMDPARQQSSGYDVEELGMGFVKCAGGLTLQVIEAWAMHLGGIEGSYLLGSQGGLRLDPFSYHATVADMPMDAAFDLDNADWRWHQLDSAQTFHDSPQHHWIAALQGRVELLPTAEIALSTMLVSEGIYLSHRLGREVTADEVLTESRSTAVHI, encoded by the coding sequence GTGGACACCGTGCGCATCGGCGTGATCGGCGTCGGCCAGATCGGCAGGAGCCACATCGCCAGTTACCGCGACGTGCCCGGGGCCCGCGTCGTCGCGGCCGCGGACATCCGCGCGGACGAGCTAGAGCAAGTCGCGGCGGAGTACGGCATTGCGGTAACCAGCGGCGACTTCCGGGCTCTTCTGGCCCGCGACGACATCGACGCCGTCGACGTCTGCCTGCATAACAACCTGCACGCGCCGGTCGCCATCGAGGCGCTCCGCGCGGGCAAGCATGTCTATTGCGAGAAGCCGATGGCGGGCTCGTTCGTCGACGCGGTCGCGATGATGCGCACGGCGCGAGAGACGGGCCAGAAGCTGAGCATCCAGATCGCGACGCTCTTCTCGACGGAGACGAAGGCCGCGCGCCGGCTCATCGAGCAGGGTCACCTCGGCCGCCTCTACCACGCGCGCTCGGCGGGCTTCCGCCGCCGTGGGCGCCCCTTCGTCGACGGCTACGCCTCCGCCGCCTTCGTCCGCAAGGAGATCGCGGCCGGCGGCGCGCTCTACGACATGGGCGTCTACCACATCAGCCAGATCCTCTACCTCCTCGGGCTGCCACAGGTCGAGCGGATCAGCGGCGCGATCTACCAGGAGACCGCGATGGACCCCGCCCGACAGCAGAGCAGCGGCTACGACGTCGAGGAGCTTGGCATGGGGTTCGTCAAGTGCGCGGGCGGGCTCACGCTGCAGGTCATTGAAGCTTGGGCGATGCACCTGGGCGGCATCGAGGGCAGCTACCTCCTCGGCTCGCAGGGCGGCTTGCGTCTGGACCCCTTCTCCTACCATGCCACCGTCGCCGACATGCCGATGGACGCAGCCTTCGACCTCGACAACGCCGACTGGCGCTGGCACCAACTGGATTCTGCCCAGACGTTCCACGACTCGCCGCAGCATCACTGGATCGCCGCGCTCCAGGGGCGCGTCGAGTTGCTGCCGACCGCGGAGATCGCGCTCTCAACGATGCTCGTCAGCGAGGGCATCTACCTCTCGCACCGCCTGGGCCGCGAGGTCACGGCGGACGAGGTGCTCACCGAGTCGCGCTCGACGGCCGTGCACATCTGA